GGGCCAAAGGCCACTGCGCCGCTTGAGACCCTGTTCTTGAAAAACCAGGCGCAGCGATTGTTGGTCGTTAACAAACAAGATTTTCACTTAGTGCTGGCATACTGCGAGTTCGCCAACCATCCAAATATTCCGGTGCTGTCTAACGATTTGTGGCTTCACTGGCTCAATGTGCGATTCTGGTACGTAAATGGGTTGGGAAGCGTCTTCAGTCCGGCAGCTGAATAATGCATCTCCCCCAAAAGCCTTGACCTTCCCATCACGCTGCTCAACACCATCTTTTTCAATTTCCTTATCTGCAAGGAGGGACAGCCTGACATTCTCAGGCTGATCATATTGGAGGTCTTTTATAACGAGCACAAGGTCAACTATATAATAGTGGTTAAGCCGCCGGATTGTCCGCCAGGCCAATATGATGCCGTTCAGGCTTTTGGAAAAACCTACTACCCCAAGAACTCCAAAGTCTCGGAGCAGATGCATCTTCCCTCGGTCATCGTGATCCATCGACGGGATGTCATGCCGTTTCTCTCCTTTCGCAAGGCCCTGTGAGTTGGTCCCCAAAGTCTTTTGTCCAAGCCATCCGTACCTTTCCATTTCAGCCCTGAGGATAATGACGACATTGTCGAGATGATAGATTCCGAAGATCCGGAACTGCGCAAAAAGCACGGCGACTTTTACATTGCAGAGCACCTGCTGAATATGGAAGAATCTGATCATAatgataatattattattgctgAGGTGCTTAGGTGTACTTCCTTTTCTGATTCCCATAACACGTCTATCATCGCAGTTCGAAGAAGAGATCGCGGATAACGTCAAGGGAGCGGGTTTGATGTGGCTGTCGGAATCCGTAGACATTGAGCTCCTGGCCAAGAACTTTCACCTCGAACGGTTGGGCAATTTGGTGCGGTACACGACGGGGATCAAGCACGCCCGTGTGCTATTTGATGTGTTGTAAGTGGGTTGTACAAAGAAGTAGACGTCTATTTTGAAAGCTTCCTATAGTTCAGTGGAACAAAAGTCCTATAAGGATTTATACACTGAGACGCAAATGGAAGAAATATATAAGACACATGTAGGTGAGAAAAACCCTGAAGGACCAAAAAAAGCGAAGGAAGTGCTATTTAGCAAGTACAAGCATATTTACGAGGGTTGGTAATCACGTCTTTAAGAGCACCTTACtttatgtacatttttctaatatttttgtagaACTCCGCAAGGGTACTTACTATATGAAAGCCTTCAAGGACCAACTGGAGATCGCTTTCGACTTGCCAGCCGGCGAGCACTCGCACAGCGAAAATCGTTTGCAATACTTGGGTAAGGCGAGCAATGGGTTCCTGCTAAAGATGTTCCAGTTGCATCCACTGGTACGCTTTGAGTACACATTTTATTCCTTGTCGGCCATGTTCAGTGCCTTTCCTAATCACGATTACTGTGTGACCATGGTGCCTGGCACCGCGACCACCAGCCCTTGTCAGCGGGAATTGCTCCGGTTCTTCCTGGTGAGTTGAAAAACATGGATAATGGATCTAGAAATTCCGTTGATTGCCATATTTCAGCCGGTCGCCCATCGTCCAAATAGCGCCGTGGCCGAAAACATGTTCGTTGCGCACCGAAGTACCTTGTTTGGGGACCTCCGGGTACAACCTGTTGAAAGACGGGAGGTTGATGAAATCAGAACCTTGATAAGCTCCCATTCCAGGAAAAGGGACACCTTGTGTAATGAAGAATCTGAGGCTAATAACAGGCTAGACTATTATACAGCCGAGGTCTTAAACACTTTTGAAGATATTATTGAGAGTATCCTTGAGAATCCCTTGACCGAGTCGAGCTGTTTCACCATTCGCTGCGGTCTGTCCAAGAAACACCTCGACTGTCCCTTAGTGGGCTTTCTGATTCTGTGGTGCGGTTgaataagttatatttattttatataaactatttatGCGGCACCCACAGTCCCTTTCTGCTTTATGAAGATCTAAGCAGCATGTTCATGCTGCCGCCAGAGCAGTTCCCCCTAACCCACAACCGTGGAGAGATTGTCATGTTCAAGCTGCACCCATATTTCCAGATGTGGTGCAATCCGATCATTCGCACGGTAGCTTTGTATGATAACTACCGAGAATTGTACTACGTAAACCACTATAATGTTAGTAAAAATCGTTCTCAAACAGTTCAGTAAAGTTTAATTAGATCTTACCGCTTTGTAGGGAATATCGCTGCCGAACGATCTGATGTACAACATGATGCCCGTTGAGCCGTGCCGCATGAAGAAGAACCTGTTCGGTTACAAGTGCGTTTCGTACAAGCGAAAGACATCGAGGATGTCCCACGTCTCCAATGCGGATTCGTGCGGCAGTCGCATGCGGGTCTTTTGCCACAACCTTCAGCCCACCAAGCACTTGGGTGGCAAGAACTCCCTGGTAATCGTGGGCTTCTCCCAGATCTGTCTCGCCTTCTTGCGGACCGCCATCTTCGCCTGGAACTCTAAAGAGTAAGAACTATATCTATGTTATGTTTGCAATCAAACTTcgttaattggtttttataatCTGGAAGAAagacaataatttattatttctaaaatcagttaaaatatttttagttccTTTGTTCTTCTTAAGTCTAAGTGATaagcttttagtttttgtttaaaatatttcgtCCACACTCTTTTGGGGTATTCAACGAAAGTGCAAACTGATTTCCCTTTTAACTCTTCAATAGtttgttaaactttaaaaagtaCAACTGCCTGCCCATGGTGGACATTTCGGTGTTGGTGCCTTATGGAATTGTGGAATCGGCCTACGATTGCGAATTTTTGTGCAGCTACTGTGGCGAAGATGGCCGAAATTGCTATATAAACACCGGAAACCAGAATCCTTTTGTCAAGGATGTAACGCACCGCATGGATGTGAGGCATTGGGTGCGTTTTGTTCCCGGAACATTGAAAAGAATAAATAGGTAGGTTtccaaactttttaataaataatacatttataaaattgtaaaatggtttgaaaactatttttgtttaagattaaaattttaataatttacttttcaaaagtcgaactattaaaattgtaacaatttaattttcaaaagtcGAACTATCTAAAACCAGTgcattgaacatttttaatgaatactCCATATACTCCAGGgcttatttgttaaatttggtTTCAGGCAGGAAAAGATTCTACATCTATTGGATGGCTGTAGCCTTCATTACGAGAAGCTGCTCCTTCTGGCTGGCAGTAAGTTTGGCTTTGAAGACACGGTGTTCAACGGGCATCCGACGCCGTTGAACTATGTAACCAACAATCACCGACTGGACAGGATCATTTTCTACCACAAGCTGCGGGAGATGGTTGAGTCCGGGGAGTCCTATAACGTCATTGTCTACGGATACGGACTGGTCGTCTACGAGtgcattaattttttggtCACTCATGGTTGTGAGGCCAAGAATATTACGTATGTACAGCCCCATGTGCCAGCAGAGTTGGAGGATGTGGGCAATCCCGAAGTAGACGCTCGTCTGGACCCGATTATACTGGAAATGGTAGGCGATCTGGGAGTCACGATTTACTTGTCCAACAACTACAGTCAATTTATTTTGAGTAAAGACAACTTGTTTATCGAGAAGGTTCAGTTCGTTTCGGTACCCAGCAAGAAAATTACCGAGTTGAACTGCGATCTGTTTGTCAACTACAACTCGTATAATATGAATACGGGTTTGGAGAATGGTGAGATGCTCTACTGCCAGAACACTAATGCCCATTGGCATTATTTCACTCAAAAAAGTTTGCTAACGCCAATGGGcatgcatttttaaatcaccCTTGTCATATAATGCCCCATCCTTTTGCAGTACTCAAAGAAGCCGGAATCGAGATGATCGACAGAAAGATCGTGGTAAATGCACGGTACATCACTAATGATCGGAGTATATATGCCTCTGGCAATATAGTCATGTTGCCCATCCCCAACTTTCAGTACACTTCAACTAGTCCGCAAGAGTGCGCTGAAAAGGTAAGCGACCCCTTAGaaaagttatgtttttaatttcaggtCATTGTGTATTTAGCTGGCCTACGAACTGAACATGGTAAAGATTGTGATGCAGTCGCGATACTTGAGGCCATTCGCTTTCACGGGCATGCTGCCAATGGGCTATCAGATCATTAAGTTAATCCAACCGAAGCCACAGCTTATAGGTCAACTTCCCATTGACTATTCAGAGTCCATGACCACCTACGAGAATGGAGAGTTTTGCCGCATTCGTCTCAACAAGAACATGATTGTCATTGAGATTGTCTGCGTTACTAAATCGGTATGATattatttagttgaaaaataGGATTATTTGTGATCAATTCCCATAAATTCTGACATCCAGCCGAAAAGACTTTACTTCCTGGAGTACTTTTGTGGCAAACATGCTATGCTGCTTAATGATTTGCACGGTCGTTTTCAATCCGGTTGGATTAAAAACTTCTTGCACTTCTTTCAACAGCCCTGGACGGAGCTTATAATGCACGACAGATTCGAGGACCTGCAATTGAAGAATCGCCGCCTTTTGCTGTCCATGCTGCTGATGAACAACAAGGATGCCATGAATGTCAGGAACAGTTTGGAAAGCACGCAGCGGCAGAAGCTGGAGGAGAATGTAATCGATTTTGTACGCACCTATCGCAAAGATTTCGTCCATGAATTTGCTCTGCCAGAGGATTGGGGTGACTTTAATCTATGATTTAGCTGTCATtagtttttgtatatttcaatactccaatattttattaagtaCAGAAAAAGCAAATTGATCGCAAATCGTAAATTGATAGACAATTAATTCAaatcagatatttatttatatatgtatttttgtattgcaTACAATGCTAAATAACTAAACCAATTGCAAGTTTTTACATTGCTCAACACACTAAATCTATTAATGATCAAAAGCTAAAGCTTTCGTTTGGGATAAGCCTACAGATTTAGTTATTCGGTTGATTCTGTTATTAAGTTAGCTAGCTCGATTAGTATAACACATAACTCCTTAGGTCTCACACTGTTAGCTTAATTATATATACTACAAGGGAATGGGTAAAGGGTCTCTGGACTTGATCGGCTAAAGGGGAGAACAGGTCGGTGTTCGTCGCCGCATTTGATCTCGATTAATGGACAGGGGGCTGAGGCCACTGGGGAAGACAATGACATGGTGGTTGAGCTGGCCTCATATGCCCTGCAAGAACCTTCGTAACTCCTCCTCGGTGTCGAAGATCATGACCGGGAAGGGTGATCCTGGCACGAATTCGCCTGCCCACTTGACCTCTACTCGGTAGTCACCTGGTTCGGTTGGATCGTactaaagattaaaaaaagaagataTGGTTAGCTACTGATAGATCCACAAATGGCATCTCTTACCTTGCACAGAATGGTGCGATCCTTCTGACTCTCCCGTTGCATTTCCACGCGGAATGCGCCCTTGGGTCCGCGAACCCGAACTGTCAACTGCCCAGCTCCAGCACCTCGAGTGTCGCAGATAAATCGCGATTGGAAGGTGGCCAGCACGCCATGCTCAATTCCAGGTCCATAGACACGGACCTAGTAAGTAAAATTATTGGACATGAAGAAAGAGATTATATATGAAGCCaaggcaaatttatttttgccaacCCACCTTGCTGGCATCCGGTGCTCCGGCCACTTTAAGTGCGAATGGCGAGCCCGGAACGTTTTGTCCTCCGTATTTGATGGTCAGCAGGTGACGACCTGGCTCCTGGGGCTTGATGTTCAGGGTGAATGTGGCATCGCCATGATCGTACAGCTCGCAGTAGGCCACCTTGCGTACGCCAGCACAGTGGGCAGTGAGTTCACCCGGTCCGGCTCTCCTGGTGTCAATCCAGGACTTGATGTCCTTGCCGACAATCCCGTGACGCAGTCCCTCGCCGGAGGCAATCACCTTTGAGGCGTCCATGGAAGAGCCCACTGCCACCGTAAGCGGACATCCCTTAACCAAACGGCCGTTCCACTTCACGGAAAGATTCAGAGTGCCCGTGGTGGATTTAAGGGGGGTGTACGAGGCAAGCCAGATGTTTTCGCTGGGTCGCGGTTGCGCCAGACTCACCGGCAGCGATGTGCTGTCCTGGCTGGTGAGGATCACCTCCGGCCTGCCAGCCGGCGCATTCGAGGCGTCGATTGTGAAGTGGGCCGCTTCTCCGGCTTGAGCTGCCGCCAGTCCGCGACCCATGAGCTGCACCTTATCCGCCGCCTGCTGGCCCGTGACAAAGGCACTTCTCGGACACTGGGTGATGGTCAATCCGCTCCAGGTCAAGTCCAAATCATGCTCGCCGGCAGCCAGGTTCTCGCCAGTGATGTTCAGGCACATCTTGCCGTCGACCAGCTTGTCCACAGGTATTTCGATGCCATCGATGCTGCAAACCAGCTTGCCCGGACCCGCATTCTCCACATCGAAGATGATGCGAGCGGGTAGAATCAGCCGGCCGTCATGATCCACCAGGGTTCCCCAGCCACCCACGGGTGTGACCTTGTTGGTCTCCACGCAGCTGATGTGCCAGGGCGATCCCGGCAAGCTGCCTCTATTCGGACAGCTGGCTCGGATCTCGTACTTGCCCACGGAGAGAATTGTGTAGGAGATGCGCCACTCATTGTTGCCCAGAGCCTTGATCTTGGGCTCTATCCGCTCGCCGTACTCGTCTAACCGCTCGATCTGGACATTCGGAGCAATGGGACAGTAGACCACGAAGGAGGCCTCCTTGTTTCGGTGACACACCTCCAGGCCGTGACCAGCCGCCCGGGCATCGTTCCTCACGCCACTCGAGGAGGCGGTGAAGTTCAGCGGCGAACTGGGAATCGTCTCTCCTCCGTACATGAGGGTCAACTTGTAGTTGCCCGGCTGTGAGGGCACAAACTCCACGTTGTAGACACCCTCCGATTGCTCGCTAATTAGGACGGGCAGACTCTGATTGCTGGGCGAGATGGCGAAGGCCTCCAGTTCGGCGGTTCCGGCATTGTCAGTACGCACGGTGAAACTGTTTGGACTGTGCAAGGCTAGCGGCTCCTTGGTGACACCCTGGGTGGTGACCTTGCTGCTGTCGAAGGATTCGCAGGTGAAGGGACTGCCAGGCAGCGGCTTCGATTGGTGCAGCACCTCTGTTGGGGATaattattagatttttttttttagctttaatttacaaatattactTACCAATCACACACTGTCCCGGCTTGTTGATGGTGAACTCCGCCTGCAGGTGTCCGTTCTTCGTCTGATAGCATCTCACGGGCAGAGCTTGTCCTCCTGGTCCGGAGACCACCACATCGAACTCCCTGGCTGGCCTCTTGACCGTGTCAATGGCAAAGGAAGTGGTCTTGCCCACTCGCGACTGATACAGTCCCAAACCGCTGACGCTTATTTCCTTGCCAGCACTGGCGGGCAGCACACTGATCTCCAGGGGTTTCAGCGAGATGGGCACTTCGTTGAACAGGATGCTGATCTTGTGGGGAGCCACACGAGTGGGCTGGTACACTATCTCATACACTCCGGTCTTACTTGGTCCGCGGATGGTATGCGGCACTTCGGTGGCTCCACAACGCACCAGTGCGGACAGATCTCCCTGACCAGCTTCGTTCAACGAGACTCCAATGCTGGCAGGCCGATGGCAGAGGGCCTCGCTAACCTCGGTGATCTTCACCAGCGTGGGATCGAAGACGCACAATGTGCGTGATCCGATGTGCTGACGGGTTTCGCGGTCTATGAAGCGCAGCGTGTAGTTCCCGGTCATGTGGGTCCGGAACTCCGCTGTCTGCCTGTTGATCGAATACGGAACAGACTTCTGATCCGGCGAGAAGATCTCAACGATCTGATCGTCCGCTGGGAAATCAATGGCCGCCAAACTGCCAATCTGAATGTGCTGTGTGTGCTGTTGAATGTCCACACGGAAGGGACTTCCGTCCACGGCCACCTCGTTGAATGTGATGTTCACGTAGTGCGGTTCCGTGCTCTGGGGCACAAAGGTCACGTCGTAGAGTCCGCGGGCACAGGCCACAACCTCTGCCTTGACCGTGCTACTGTCGGTGGAGACCACCAGCTCCAAGGTGCCCTCACCAGCTCCCGCAGCGTCCACGCTGAAGGTCACTGGAACGCCCAGATTAGCCGGCCCATACTGCTGTTCCAGTCCACTAATGCTCACCCTGGAGACATCGAAGACATTGCAACTGAAGGGAGATCCGTTGATGTGCTGA
The sequence above is drawn from the Drosophila gunungcola strain Sukarami chromosome 2R unlocalized genomic scaffold, Dgunungcola_SK_2 000011F, whole genome shotgun sequence genome and encodes:
- the LOC128255475 gene encoding cilia- and flagella-associated protein 61 — protein: MPRIQDTVFVITAGIRDLRRIEDLYEAKNTWHFGPKATAPLETLFLKNQAQRLLVVNKQDFHLVLAYCEFANHPNIPVLSNDLWLHWLNVRFCLDLPITLLNTIFFNFLICKEGQPDILRLIILEVFYNEHKVNYIIVVKPPDCPPGQYDAVQAFGKTYYPKNSKVSEQMHLPSVIVIHRRDVMPFLSFRKALPEDNDDIVEMIDSEDPELRKKHGDFYIAEHLLNMEESDHNDNIIIAEFEEEIADNVKGAGLMWLSESVDIELLAKNFHLERLGNLVRYTTGIKHARVLFDVFSVEQKSYKDLYTETQMEEIYKTHVGEKNPEGPKKAKEVLFSKYKHIYEELRKGTYYMKAFKDQLEIAFDLPAGEHSHSENRLQYLGKASNGFLLKMFQLHPLVRFEYTFYSLSAMFSAFPNHDYCVTMVPGTATTSPCQRELLRFFLPVAHRPNSAVAENMFVAHRSTLFGDLRVQPVERREVDEIRTLISSHSRKRDTLCNEESEANNRLDYYTAEVLNTFEDIIESILENPLTESSCFTIRCGLSKKHLDCPLVGFLILCPFLLYEDLSSMFMLPPEQFPLTHNRGEIVMFKLHPYFQMWCNPIIRTVALYDNYRELYYVNHYNGISLPNDLMYNMMPVEPCRMKKNLFGYKCVSYKRKTSRMSHVSNADSCGSRMRVFCHNLQPTKHLGGKNSLVIVGFSQICLAFLRTAIFAWNSKDLLNFKKYNCLPMVDISVLVPYGIVESAYDCEFLCSYCGEDGRNCYINTGNQNPFVKDVTHRMDVRHWVRFVPGTLKRINRQEKILHLLDGCSLHYEKLLLLAGSKFGFEDTVFNGHPTPLNYVTNNHRLDRIIFYHKLREMVESGESYNVIVYGYGLVVYECINFLVTHGCEAKNITYVQPHVPAELEDVGNPEVDARLDPIILEMVGDLGVTIYLSNNYSQFILSKDNLFIEKVQFVSVPSKKITELNCDLFVNYNSYNMNTGLENVLKEAGIEMIDRKIVVNARYITNDRSIYASGNIVMLPIPNFQYTSTSPQECAEKLAYELNMVKIVMQSRYLRPFAFTGMLPMGYQIIKLIQPKPQLIGQLPIDYSESMTTYENGEFCRIRLNKNMIVIEIVCVTKSPKRLYFLEYFCGKHAMLLNDLHGRFQSGWIKNFLHFFQQPWTELIMHDRFEDLQLKNRRLLLSMLLMNNKDAMNVRNSLESTQRQKLEENVIDFVRTYRKDFVHEFALPEDWGDFNL
- the LOC128255472 gene encoding filamin-C isoform X3, giving the protein MSSPGLTALGESTRLVPANTPAVFEILPPPGQSLSKGECVATVLTPSKSKLNARVTHEAANGAARIEFVPTEVGTHVIDASINGTKIAGGPLIAKVYDSSLIQVTEVNGGVVGQPCQFRVDASAAGEGQLEISINEGEVPNHVQVVGGGRCLVSFTPEQAKSHLIDIKFNGETVRGCPFVCAVADTSRVLLNLSNLELIPVNRPSSFHITVSGGGAAELAVSVRGPQGELPVRVTGDIHAGFTAEFTPTTVGGHSINVEYNGFAVQGTPFLAKSYDASKVVVGSVSRGTMGRPVQFTVDAGDAGEGNLEITISAKGQNIPTQVHPQGSARFSVSFVPTESCEHTINVSFNKMPVPGCPITVSISGGVAGPQVSLGGPGPVHQTNSFVINHNGGRLEDIEVNVEGPAGQSVPAQVHQSADGVFKAEFVPRVVGEHRVNVTVNGLATAGSPYAAKVYDVSAIKVKNVSSGTVGKAVTFLVETSQAGPGNLEVTVNGGRVPTSAQAQGQHTYAISFTPREAESHTVELRFNSQDVPGSPFTCRVGAAARIQSPETMDKVSVGRLFEFVVESDTKPTVEVLGPARRSVPVKIDPLGSSTLGYNIKFEPMEVGDHSVEVRLPGGGHVEGSPFLLKAYSAEKVIVTDIRAGVVNKSVSFGINASQAGAGNLEIIVAVNGKNVPNFVQSEGNARFKVNFKPTEAATHSLSVRFNGHPVPGSPFSCHIAAAAASPSMGLPRAMAMGECLKQAAVKMDNTFELEGFEGVEPQIFVTSPSGDNEHCQLSQHDGGSYSASFRPTTVGRHLISVTANDQHINGSPFSCNVFDVSRVSISGLEQQYGPANLGVPVTFSVDAAGAGEGTLELVVSTDSSTVKAEVVACARGLYDVTFVPQSTEPHYVNITFNEVAVDGSPFRVDIQQHTQHIQIGSLAAIDFPADDQIVEIFSPDQKSVPYSINRQTAEFRTHMTGNYTLRFIDRETRQHIGSRTLCVFDPTLVKITEVSEALCHRPASIGVSLNEAGQGDLSALVRCGATEVPHTIRGPSKTGVYEIVYQPTRVAPHKISILFNEVPISLKPLEISVLPASAGKEISVSGLGLYQSRVGKTTSFAIDTVKRPAREFDVVVSGPGGQALPVRCYQTKNGHLQAEFTINKPGQCVIEVLHQSKPLPGSPFTCESFDSSKVTTQGVTKEPLALHSPNSFTVRTDNAGTAELEAFAISPSNQSLPVLISEQSEGVYNVEFVPSQPGNYKLTLMYGGETIPSSPLNFTASSSGVRNDARAAGHGLEVCHRNKEASFVVYCPIAPNVQIERLDEYGERIEPKIKALGNNEWRISYTILSVGKYEIRASCPNRGSLPGSPWHISCVETNKVTPVGGWGTLVDHDGRLILPARIIFDVENAGPGKLVCSIDGIEIPVDKLVDGKMCLNITGENLAAGEHDLDLTWSGLTITQCPRSAFVTGQQAADKVQLMGRGLAAAQAGEAAHFTIDASNAPAGRPEVILTSQDSTSLPVSLAQPRPSENIWLASYTPLKSTTGTLNLSVKWNGRLVKGCPLTVAVGSSMDASKVIASGEGLRHGIVGKDIKSWIDTRRAGPGELTAHCAGVRKVAYCELYDHGDATFTLNIKPQEPGRHLLTIKYGGQNVPGSPFALKVAGAPDASKVRVYGPGIEHGVLATFQSRFICDTRGAGAGQLTVRVRGPKGAFRVEMQRESQKDRTILCKYDPTEPGDYRVEVKWAGEFVPGSPFPVMIFDTEEELRRFLQGI